Below is a genomic region from Verrucomicrobiia bacterium.
TTCCCGGCTGCAGCACGTAGTGGACAGGACCGGCCGCGGGTTGACGCTTCGGCGGAAGCGCTTCGAAAATCCTTTCGGCCGGAAGCAGCCCCGACGCGGGGGCAGACGGAAGGAAGATTCCCGCGAGCGGCGGAGCGCCCCGGCCTTCGAAATATTTTTTAAGCGTGCGGTCCGGACGCGCGCCGCTTTGAAGCAGCCAGTGGGAGCTGCCGTCGAAAACCGCGTGCGAGGCCGCGCCTTCCCGGACGGAAAAAACCGTGAGCTGGAATTCCGGCTGGGGCCGCACAAAAAAAGTCAGGACAAGGCCCGCCAGGGCGCCGGACAAGGCCACGCGCAAACGGCGCGTGCCCGGGGCCTGACCGCGCCGAAACATCCACAAGCCGGCCAGGACGAAGTAATACGCGAGCATCTGAAGGATCGACGGCTTGGGCACATGAAAGAAAGCGCCGGGCAGGCGCGCGAAAAAAGCGATCGAGGCCAGCGCGGCTTTCAGAAAAAAAGCGGACGCTCCCGCGAAAAAAGCCGCGGGCGGAAAAGAAAAAGAAAAAGCGAGCGCGGCAAAGGCCAGGACCAGCGCCGCGTGGAAAAGCGGAATGGCCACGAGATTGGCCGGAAGGCCGGCCGGAGCGAACACGTAAAAATAATAGGCTGCCAGGGGAAACGTGCCGAGCATGACGGCGAGCGTCGCGCCGAACCCCCAGGCCTCGAGCGCCGGATCGTCCTTGGCGGACGGCGCCGCAAGCCGCAGCATGAAAACCGACAGGAAAGAAAGCTGGAACGACACCTGGCTCAGCGCGCCCGGGTCCGCGGCCGCGAGAACAAAATAGGCGAAGAAAAACGAATTCCACGCGGGCCTGTCGCGTTCCAGGAAAAAGGCCGCGAACACAAGGCCGCTCATCCAGCCCGCGCGCATCACAGGAATGCCGAGGCCGGAAACCAGGACGTAAAGCAGCACGAATCCCGCGCTCCATGCGGCCGCGGGCCGTCCGGGATAACCGCAGAGAAGGAGCAGCCCGTAAAAAGTGCCGGCCACAAGCGACACGTGCAGCCCGCTGATCGAGAGGATGTGCGTGGTGCCCGTGGCCAGAAACGCCTGGCGCGCCGCGGGCGAAAGCTGCTGGCGGTCCCCGAGAACGAGCGCGCGAACGTACGCGGCCGGCTCGGGGTCCCAGAGGCGCGCGATTTGACTGCGGATCGCGGATCGCCAGGCCTCGACGGCCCGCAGAAATCCGTTTCCCGCTCCGGGACCGCGGGCCAGGACGCGCAGCGACGGGCCGCCGTAGGCCTGCGCCAGCGTGCCGATTCCCCGGCCGCGATAAAACGATTCTGCGTCAAAATCATATCGATGCGCGGGCCGCGCCGGTTTGCGGAGCCTCCCGCAGACAAGGACCGCGTCGCCCGCTTCCGGAATTTCTCCCGGATGAAACGCGGTGACCCAGGCGCGGCCTTCCACGGGAAACTCCAAACGGCCTCGCGCGGTCACCAGGATGATTCTCTTCGCGCGGAGCACAAACGAAATTTTCTGGCCCCTTCCCGCGGGTAAAATTTCGGGTGCGCCCTCCACGGTTCCCCCGACATTGGCCTGCTGCTCCTGCGCGTCGAAAATCCAGGATTCCAGGGGATGCGGCCGGGGCGCGGCGTCGAGCCGGAGACGGAGGGCAAAGGCCGCGGCAAAGAGAAGGACGAAAAGAAAAAGAAAATATTTTCCGCCTCTCGCCTTCCAGGCAGGCCAGAGTCCGGCAAGGCAAAGCCAGGCCAAAATCTGCGGAGGAACCGGAATAAAAGGCGCGGACAGGATGCCAAGCGTGGCGGCAAGCGCGGGCCACAAAAAAGGCAGGCTCAAGGCCTTTCTCCCGCGGGCGCCGCGTTTTCCCGCACGAGCCGGAAAGCGGGCGGCGGTTCCTTTTGGGGAGAGGAAAAAATCCGGGCGGCCTGGAAGGCGAGAAAACAAAAGAGCAGCCAGAACAAAAAGGTGTGGTGCAGGAATTTCAGCGCAGGCATTCCGGTCCCCGGATTAGAAAAGCCGCTGACTTCCCGCGAAGAAGGACTACGCGAGCGTCAGGTAGACTTCCCTTCCCTGAGACTCAAGGATCACTCTCCTGCCTTGAATTTCTTTGACGAGGGCGTTGCCGATACGGTCTCCGACGCCGACCACTTCATCGTTAATTACGGCGAGCTCTTCGTTGCCGTCGATGATGCCGCTCAGCGTAAAGCCCGCGGAAATCGCGGTCGGAGTCGTAGCAAACGTCCGCACCGGGTGGCGCTCGGGAAAGGTTTTCGGCGCCGCCGGAAGTGGAGAGGAATGCGCGGGTTGGACGTTCATGAAACGCGCGGCCGTGAAAAGCGGCCACGCGGAAAACAAACAGACGACGGCCAGAAGGCCCCAGAAAACATAAGGCATGCGGGATTCGTGCGCGCGGCGGGCAGGCGCGGCTTTCGGCATCGCGGCCGCCTGGGACGCGTGCATCACCGCGGGAAGCGGCGCGGCCGGGACTTTCATCGTGGCCATGACCGCGGCCAAAGGTTTTTTCTTCTGCTGGAGCGCGTCGTGGATCAAACTCATGCTCTTACCCCCTGGAGATCGCCGTAAGCATAATCGACCATGCCGGTGTCGATGAGACGGCTGGATTGCGTGAACGCTGCCATAAGCGAGCGGTCCGCCAGTACGTTGATCAGGCGCGGCACGCCGCCGGAAATCTGGTGGATGCGGTCGATGGCTTCGGGCGTAAAAAAATCGTTTTGGCCGCCGGCGACCTGCAGCCGGTGCCGGATGTACTCGTCGACTTCTTCGCGCGACAGGACCGTGAGATGGTAACGGATCGTGATGCGCTGGTAGAGCTGGACCAGGTCCTTGCGGTTGAGCAGGTCCTTCAGCTCGGGCTGGCCCACGAGGATGATCTGCAAAAGTTTCTGCGTCGAGGTTTCGAGGTTCGACAGCAGCCGGATCTGCTCGAGCGCTTTCGGGCTGAGAAGCTGCGCCTCGTCGATGATGACGATGGCGTTGTAGCCTTCTTCGAGCTGCTCCAGCAGGAAACGATTCAACGAATCGAAATAATCTTTCCTTTTCTTGCCCGAAGGCTTGATCCCGAAATCTTCGACGATGGTCTGCAGCAGCTCGAACTCGGACAGCTTGGGATTGAAGACGAGCGCGCTGTGCACCCGGTCGCTCATGCGCTGAAGCAGCGCGCGGCAAAGCGTGGTCTTGCCCGTCCCGATCTCCCCCGTGATCTGGATGAAGCCGCGCCGGCTTTCCACGCCGTAGATTAGCGTAGAGAGCGCCTCGCGGTGCTGCTGGCTGAAATAGACGAAGCGCGGGTCGGGCGTAACGTTGAAAGGGGCTTCTTTCAAATTGAAAAAGGATTCGTACATAAAGGCCTCGGCTCGGCTGAGTGTGTGGGAGTGGTCCCCGCTCTCTAATAGTTCGGCAGGGCGGAAAATATCTTAATGCCGGGTTTCAGGCAGGGCAAGGCTGCCCTTATAGCAATTACGGTCATGGCCTGTTATCCGGGCCTAGCCATGCGGGGTTTATTAGGTGCTCTTAAACGGGAATGAACTCGAAGACCTTGCCGTCCTTGCGGTGGATGTCGGCGGTAAAGGGCTGGCGGCGCTCGTTCGAAGAAAGGTCGGTGCGGCCGGTCATGAGGTCCCGGATCTTCATGCGGCCCTTGTAACGCTCCAGCGCCGGCAGGAAGATGCTGGCGCTTTTGTCTTCGCCGCCGTTGTTGGTGACGACCAGGTAATGGCGGCTGCCGCGCGAAAACAGCGCGGTCTTGATGTCGCGCGTCGGCGAATAGGAGACAAGGCCGATCTTGAGATAGTTCAGGATTTCCAGGATCAGCTCGCGCGTGGGATCCATGCCGAAATGCACGAGCCTGCCCTTGCCGACTTTTTTGATGTAGCCGACGACGTGCTTGCCGTAGCTGCCGAAGTCGGCCATGATCCTCTGCCCGCTTCCGTCCGGGAACGTGTAAACCGAGCTGACCTGCCTCACCTTTTGCCGGCCGGGGGCGAGCTGGATCGTGAATGCTTTCTTGAATTCGAACAGGATGCTTTTCGGATCTTCGAAGCCGATGATGTCCAGGTGCCGGAAGCGGTCGTCTTTGCGCGGGTAATCGCGGAACGCGACCAGAGTGCCGCCGTTTTCCACGTATTCGCGCAGGCGCCGGTGCGATGTTTCCTCGAGCCACTGGTTGCCGGAATAAAAAAGGACTTTCTGGTCGCAGGTCATGACTCTCGGGTCGTAGAGCTGGTAATCGATGTCCGCGTCGTAGAGCCCGACGAGGATCGGGCTTTTCGCGCTGAGCGTGCGCGCGGCATACTGCAGCGGATTGTAGGTCACGCCCACTTCCGTAATCTTCTTCAGGCTGGGCGGATGCATCTGATGGAACACGGAAACCATCTCCTTGAAGACCTCGTACAGCTCGCCGCGCACGCGGCCCCACTCGTTGATCGGCGACATATACCAGTTGTCGCGGTTGACCAGCATGTACCAGTTCCAGCCCGTGACGCCGCCCATGATGGCCGACAGCACGATGAGCCGGTAATGGTTCGGCGTCAGCACGCCGGTCTCGTAATGGCGCGCGTGCCACACACCCGCGGCGAATTCCGCGATGTAGGCGACCTTCGACGTGTTCTTGAGGAAACGGATTTTGTCGATCAGCTTGCGCTGCTCGTACTGATCTTCGGCGAGCTCGCTGGACGGATACAAGTCCACGCCGATCATGTCGCAGGCCGACTGCATTTCCCGCCAGTCGTGTGCATAAAAAAACGGGTACATGTTCAGGTAGATCGGGACGTCGATGCCCAGTTCGCGGAACGTTTCCACGTTCCATTCCGCGACCTTGCGCGAATAATCGTATTTGAATTTAAAATAGTCGATGTTGCGCTTGAGCTCTTTGTCGCCCTTCAGCATGAGGCCGGTCTCGCCCTGCAGCATGGTCGCGATATGCGCCCCCACTTCCTCGAACTTGCGGTATTCCGTGCCCCAGCTCGCGTTCAGGTCGTCGAGGTCCCCGTGATAGAGCTCGCGGATGAAGTCCTGGAACATGCCGGGGGTATGGCCGAGGCCGTACTGCGGGCCGAAGGTGTCCGGCCACGGGTCGATCTCGTTGTCCGCCTGCAGCATGATGATGTGGCCGCCGCGGCGCGACGCGAGATACGGCTTTAAAACCGCGCAGACTTTTTCCAGGTACACGCGCGCGTATTTAAGGAACGTGGGATGAAGGCGGTGGTATTTGTACGCGTAAGCGGGCGCGCCCTCGTTGGGCCATTCGCTGTAGATGTACGGGCCGGGCCGGATGATGACGTTGAATTTTTCGCGACGCGTGAGCTCGAGGAATTTCTTGAGGTTGCGCGTCTGGTCGGTC
It encodes:
- a CDS encoding ComEC/Rec2 family competence protein gives rise to the protein MSLPFLWPALAATLGILSAPFIPVPPQILAWLCLAGLWPAWKARGGKYFLFLFVLLFAAAFALRLRLDAAPRPHPLESWIFDAQEQQANVGGTVEGAPEILPAGRGQKISFVLRAKRIILVTARGRLEFPVEGRAWVTAFHPGEIPEAGDAVLVCGRLRKPARPAHRYDFDAESFYRGRGIGTLAQAYGGPSLRVLARGPGAGNGFLRAVEAWRSAIRSQIARLWDPEPAAYVRALVLGDRQQLSPAARQAFLATGTTHILSISGLHVSLVAGTFYGLLLLCGYPGRPAAAWSAGFVLLYVLVSGLGIPVMRAGWMSGLVFAAFFLERDRPAWNSFFFAYFVLAAADPGALSQVSFQLSFLSVFMLRLAAPSAKDDPALEAWGFGATLAVMLGTFPLAAYYFYVFAPAGLPANLVAIPLFHAALVLAFAALAFSFSFPPAAFFAGASAFFLKAALASIAFFARLPGAFFHVPKPSILQMLAYYFVLAGLWMFRRGQAPGTRRLRVALSGALAGLVLTFFVRPQPEFQLTVFSVREGAASHAVFDGSSHWLLQSGARPDRTLKKYFEGRGAPPLAGIFLPSAPASGLLPAERIFEALPPKRQPAAGPVHYVLQPGNHVDIGPRGRIETLSAGKNLALSVCYGGDCVLWLENLSAETLESLKRPGKRYRAVILARAGESPEKLWEELGAATGMESVVLPGRDPGLLSFSARRPVRIFNLSESGDVRFTPGKDGILRLVPRFLSAAG
- a CDS encoding AAA family ATPase, which produces MYESFFNLKEAPFNVTPDPRFVYFSQQHREALSTLIYGVESRRGFIQITGEIGTGKTTLCRALLQRMSDRVHSALVFNPKLSEFELLQTIVEDFGIKPSGKKRKDYFDSLNRFLLEQLEEGYNAIVIIDEAQLLSPKALEQIRLLSNLETSTQKLLQIILVGQPELKDLLNRKDLVQLYQRITIRYHLTVLSREEVDEYIRHRLQVAGGQNDFFTPEAIDRIHQISGGVPRLINVLADRSLMAAFTQSSRLIDTGMVDYAYGDLQGVRA
- a CDS encoding beta-galactosidase; protein product: MPKVQIKKNEIWAGSKKVPLISGEVHYWRLNPSYWKEVLARVREMGLQTVATYVPWDYHEYHRGKFDFTGKTDQTRNLKKFLELTRREKFNVIIRPGPYIYSEWPNEGAPAYAYKYHRLHPTFLKYARVYLEKVCAVLKPYLASRRGGHIIMLQADNEIDPWPDTFGPQYGLGHTPGMFQDFIRELYHGDLDDLNASWGTEYRKFEEVGAHIATMLQGETGLMLKGDKELKRNIDYFKFKYDYSRKVAEWNVETFRELGIDVPIYLNMYPFFYAHDWREMQSACDMIGVDLYPSSELAEDQYEQRKLIDKIRFLKNTSKVAYIAEFAAGVWHARHYETGVLTPNHYRLIVLSAIMGGVTGWNWYMLVNRDNWYMSPINEWGRVRGELYEVFKEMVSVFHQMHPPSLKKITEVGVTYNPLQYAARTLSAKSPILVGLYDADIDYQLYDPRVMTCDQKVLFYSGNQWLEETSHRRLREYVENGGTLVAFRDYPRKDDRFRHLDIIGFEDPKSILFEFKKAFTIQLAPGRQKVRQVSSVYTFPDGSGQRIMADFGSYGKHVVGYIKKVGKGRLVHFGMDPTRELILEILNYLKIGLVSYSPTRDIKTALFSRGSRHYLVVTNNGGEDKSASIFLPALERYKGRMKIRDLMTGRTDLSSNERRQPFTADIHRKDGKVFEFIPV